GGACCGGCACCGACGAGCAGAGCGCGCAGGCTTTCTTCGCTTACCTTAAGGAGGCGCTGGAGCGGCTCGCTCTCACCGACAGCCAGTCGATCGCCGGGCATATCGCGCGCATGTGGAAGGACGGGTTGCTGTCGGAAAAGGAAGCGAAGGAGCTGTGCGCCTTCGTCTTTATCGCCGGGCACGACACGACGACTATCCTCGTCGCCAACGCTTTTCGTATGCTCGCCGAACAGCCAGATCTGCTGGGACGTATCCGCGAAAAACCCGCCGACGCTGACCGTTTCGTCGAGGAGGTGGCGCGCTATCGCGGCACCGTCCAGCGCGTGAGCCGCATCACCACCGAGGCGACCACTGTCGCGGGCGTTGATCTGCCCAAGGGCGCGGTGGTGCGATTGCTGCTGTCGGCTGCGAACCGCGACAGCAGCAAGTTTGCCGAGGGCGAGACGTTCGACATCGACCGCGATACCGGCGGCCACCTGGGTTTCGGCAACGGCATGCACAAATGCCTTGGCGCGCCGCTCGCCAAGCTGGAGACGCTGATCGCGACGAAGGCGCTGGCCCGCAAGGTTGGCGCGATTGCGCTTGATCCGGCAAGGCCGATCCAGTATGTGCGGGGCAACAACCTGACCAACTCCGGGCCGGAGCACCTGTTCGTGAAGCTGGGTGGGTTGTCGGCCTGAACCGGACGAGGGGGAAGTCGAATCAATCCGCTTTCCCCTTTTCAGGCGGCAAGGATCGATCGTGGGCCGCAGAGCGGTATTCCGTTGGCCGGAATCCCGTTTGCTTGCGGAAGAAACGACCGAAATAGGCCTCGTCCTGAAAGCCCAGTTCACTGGCGATCTGCTTCACGCTGAGCGTCGAATAGCCGAGCAGCCGCTTGGCCTCGTGGATCGAGCGTGCATCGATCGCCTCGATCGCCGAGACCCCGAAGGTGGCCCGGCAGATGCGGGAGAGCTGGCCGGTTGTCACGCCCATCTCGTCGGCGTAGCTGGCGACGGGCCGCCGCTCACGGCAATGGCGGTCGAGCAGGGCGCGGAACCGCTCGATCCGGGCGGCCATGGTCCGCTGCTCGCAACTGGCTGAAAGCCGGGCGCTCTCGCTGAGGCGCCCGATCTTGACGAACAGGGCGATCGTCAGTGCCGCGCCTGCGGTGAACTGCCAGCGCTCGTGACTCTCCGCCTCGTGCGCGATCGACTGAAACAGGGTGTCCAGAGGTGTGCCGCGCTCGACGTTGGGATCGATCGCCAGCACCGTTGGCGTGCGGATGAATTCCAGCAGCTCGGGCGCTGCCGTCATCGCCAGCGATTCCAGTGCAGACTGCGCGGCCGTGATGACGTGACCGTCGACGTCGCTGCGGAAGTGAAAGCCGTGGACCGAGGACGCTGGCACGACGATCAGGCATGGCGCTTCGACGGCCCAGGTCTTACCGTCGATGAAGGTCTCGCCGCCCCCGGCGGTGACGTAGAGCACCTGGATCAGCGCATCGTGGACGTGCGGCTTGATCTCGAAGTCGAAACGGCCGGCACGCAGGGGAATGGGCTCGTAATGCACCATGTCGACCCAGGATTGGTCGGCTTCCGCGCCATAGAGCGCGAAATGCAGAACGGTCCGGCGACGCTGTGGGTCATGGGCCATGATGCATGTTATGTCCGGTTATATGTCGTCTCTGTCCATTGTTCCATACGCGCTTGAAGCGTTCAATGGCAATGCAAATTTCACGAAGCGTAATCGCATGGAAAATTTCAGGAAGGGTGATAACGACATGGGACAGGAACTTGATAATCGTGCAGCTGCCTCGACTGCATACCCGCTGAACCTGGACGGCAAGGTCTGCGTGGTCACGGGTGCGGGCAGTGGCATTGGCGCCGGCATCGCGCGCGCCTTCGCTAGTGCCGGCGCACAGGTGGCGCTCGTGGATCGGAATCTTGCCGGCGCTGAAGCCGTCGCCGCCGAACTTCGGACGGCCGGTGCGGTGGCGCAGGCGATCGGCTGCGACGTGTCGGACGAAGCTTCGGTTGTCGCAGCGGCTGGCGAGGTTCGCGCAGCGCTCGGGCCGGTCAGCGTGCTCGTCAACAATGCAGGGCTTCTGCGCGCCGGACCTCTGGAGACGGTCCCGATCGAGGACTGGAACCAGGCCATCGCCGTGAACCTCACCGGCTATCTTCTGTGTGCGCGGGCTTTCGGGCGCGACATGCTGGCGGCGGGCAAGGGCAGCATCGTCCACGTTGCCTCGATTGCGGCGCTCAATCCGCAGACCCATAGCGGTTCCTATAGCCCGAGCAAGGCGGGCGTGCTGTTGCTCTCGCGGCAGTTGGCGGCCGAATGGGGCGCACGTGGGGTGCGCAGCAACTGTGTGCTGCCCGGCATGATCCGCACCGCGCTGTCTGCGAAGTTCTACGAGGAGCCCGGCTTCGAGGCACGCCGCGCCGCCGCCACCGCGAGCCGCCGCATCGGCGAGCCGGAGGACCTCGCCGGGCCGGCCCTGTTCCTTGCCTCTGACCTCGCTGCCTATGTCAATGGTGCAGAGGTGCTCGTCGACGGCGGGCTCGATTGCATGCTGATGGACATGGTTCCGCGCCCCGGTTTCAACGCGACCCCGGCCGCTTGAATTCCATCACACCATAACGACAAGGAGAGTGGATATGGCCAAGGAGATCACCTGCGATCTGGTCGTGGTCGGATCGGGTGCTGCGGGACTCGCCACCGCGATCACTGCACGCAAGCGCGGCCTCGATGTCATCGTGCTTGAAAAGGAGCCTGTGTTCGGTGGCACCACCGCGCTGTCGGGCGGGGTCTTGTGGATTCCGCTGAGCCGATATGGTCGACAGCAGAACCCGGCTGACACCGTCGAGCGCGTGCGCCAATACATGACGAGCGAGACGGGCAACAACTACGATGCCGCCGCGGTCCAGTGCTTCATCGAGAACGGACCGGAAATGGTCGAGTTCTTCGAGCGCGAGACCGAGATGAAGTTCGTGCCCACGCTCTATCCGGACTATCACCCGGATGCGCCCGGCGGCGTCGACATCGGCCGCTCGATCCTCGCCGCGCCCTATGACATTCGCGGGCTGGGCAAGGACATGCGCCGCCTCAAGCCGCCGCTCGAGACGATCACCTTCATGGGAATGATGTTCAATTCCTCGAACGCGGACCTCAAGCACTTCTTCCGCGCGACCAAGTCCATTGTTTCGTTCCTCTACGTGGCCCGGCGTCTGGCTACGCATATCAAGGAGCTGGCGCTTTACCGGCGGGGGATCAACGTAACGAGCGGCAACGCGCTCGCCGCGAGGCTCGCGAAATCGGCGCTGGCGATCGACATTCCGATCCTCACCTCGACGCCCGTGAAGGAACTGCTGAGCGAGGACGGCAAGGTGGTCGGTGTGCGCGCGGCCGCTGCGGACGTTGACCTTCGGATCACCGCCCGGCACGGCGTCGTCCTGGCTTGCGGCGGCTTCCCGCACGATCTCAAGCGCATCGCGCAGGTCTATCCGCATGTGAAGCGTGGGGGTGAGCATCTCTCGCCCACGCCCGTCGGCAATACGGGAGACGGGCTGACCATGGCGGAGAAGGTGGGTGGTGCCGTGGAGCTCGGCTTCCCCGATGCGTCGGCCTGGATGCCTGTCTCAAAGGTGCCCTTCGGCAAGGGCCGCACAGGCGTATTCCCGCATCTGCTCGACCGCTACAAGCCCGGCGTGATCGGCGTGCTGCGGAACGGTCAGCGCTTCACCAATGAATCGAACTCCTACCACGATGTTGGCGCGGCCCTAATCCGCGCCTGCGAGGGTCAGCGGGAGACGGCGATGTGGCTGATCTGCGACAAGGTGGCGCTGGGCAAGTATGGACTGGGCTATGCGAAGCCCGCGCCGATGCCGGTGGGGCCGTTGCTACGCAAAGGCTACCTCATCAAGGGCGAGACGATCGGCGAACTGGCGCGCAATTGCGGAATTGTTCCTGATGCGCTTGAGATGACGGTCAATGCCTACAATCTCGATGCCGAGCGCGGAGAGGACCCGGCGTTCCATCGCGGTCGCACATCGTTCAACCGTTATCTCGCCGATCCTGACAACAAGCCCAATCCTTGCGTTGCGCCGATCGCGACCGGCCCCTTCTATGCAGTGAAGGTGGTGATGGGCGATCTGGGCACGTTCGACGGCCTCAGGACTAGCGTCGCCGGCGAGGTGCTGCGCGCCGATGGCAGCCAGATCGAGGGCCTTTACGCGGTCGGCAATGACCGGCGCAGCGTGATGGGCGGCAACTATCCGGGCGCCGGTATCACCCATGGGCCCAATATGACTTTCGGCTATGTCACCGGTAACGCCATCGCCACCAAAGCCATGACCTGCAATGAGAAGGTGCACGCATGAGTACCCACCCAATGTTTCTGGCAAAGCCCGTCGTGGACGTCCGGGTCTACACTATCGCGCTGCGTAAGATGCCCGAGTTTCTCGAGGTGTTTGACGGGCTCGCCATGCCGATCCTGCGCGAGACGCTTGGACATCCGCTCGGCTTTTGGACAAGTCTGGTCGGGCCGCAGAACCAGTTCACCCACCTGTGGGGGTATGACGATCTGGCAGACTACGAACGACGGTGCCTTGCACGCGATACCCATCCGGATTTCCCGGCCTATCTCAAGGCATCGGGCCATCTGATCACAGCACAGGAGACACGGCTCATTCGTGCCGCCGAGCTGGCTAGTGTCGCAGAGTAAGCCGATGCTCGGGAGTTTCTGCTGTTAGTCGACAGCCGAGCGTCGGATCGCGCCGGTCTTTGATAGCCGCAGAGATTGGAACGATAGGGCGTCGGATGCGGTGAGCAGGCGAACAAGCATTGCGGTCCGTTTTCGGCGAGGGGTGCGGTGAGCGGTGTCGACGATCTGGGCAGCACAGTCGACCGTCTTTCCATGGCCGGCTTCCGTCTGACGCGACCGGCCGAGCCCCGACCCGATCGGTCCTTCAGGGCGGTGAGGTAGAGCGCGTCGTGCGAAGCACGACTTGCCTTTTCGTATTGATCTGGTACTGTATATCCGTACAGCCAAACCGGAATGAGTCGACCCGTGACACGTTGCAAGGATCCAGTTCGAGTTCTGCGCATAAGAATCAAGGACAAGCATGCTTCGTCGCTTGCCGGGATGGCGCGGGCTGTGAACTTTGTCTGGAACTATTGCAATGACCTGTCGCTCCAGATCTTTCGCCGCGAGCGGCGCTTTGCCTCTGGCATTGAGCTCCAGCGTTATCTGAACGGGGCCTCGAAAGAAGGCCTGGCGGTCGGCTCGGCCGTGTTTCAGCAGATCGCCGAAGAGTATGCGACGCGCCGCAAACAGCACCGCAAGTTAAAGCTTCGATGGCGTCGCCCGGCCGGCGCGCGACGCTCGCTGGGATGGATTCCATTCAAAGCCCGCTCGGTTGTATGGCGCCATGGTCAGGCCCACTTTCAGGGCCTGCATGTTGGCGTCTGGGACAGCTATGGCCTGGCCGGCTATGAGTTCGGCGCCGGTTGCATCTCCGAGGACAGCCGCGGCCGCTGGTATCTGAACGTGACGGTCAAGGTGAAGTCTGCCCGGCCCAATGAAGCCAACCCGGATCTGGGAATCGACCTCGGGCTCAAGACCTTTGCCGGCTTCTCGGACGAACGTCTTCCCAATGTCGACGCGCAGCGCTTCTACCGCGACCTCGAACCCGCGCTCGCCACTGCCCAGCGAGCACGCAGGAAGAGCCGGGTGAAGGCGATCCACGCCCGGATCGCGAACCGCAGGAAGGACTTTCTGCATCAACCCAGCAGCCGGCTCGCTCGCGAGTACGGTGCAATCTTTGTCGGCAACGTGAATGCTTCGGCCCTCGCGAAAGGACAGCACAGCAAGTCTGTGCTCGACGCGGGCTGGTCGACGTTCCGGACCATGCTTCGGTACAAGTGCGATGACGCAGGCGTATGGTTCGATGAGGTCGATGAAGCGTTTTCTACCCAGACCTGTTCGTGCTGCGCGAGCCGCACGGGGCCGAAAGGTGTCGCAGGTCCTGGAATAAGAGAATGGAAATGCATCCATTGTGAAACGACACATGATCGTGATCGCAATGCTGCCCGCAACATTCTCGCGGTCGGACGTGACCGCCTCGCAGGAGGAATCCCCGCCCTTTCCGCGCAAGCGGCAGTCGGTCACGACTGAGGGCGGGGAGATGGTATGAACACCTCCCTCCCCTCGGGGAAGTGCCAGGGCCGAAAGGGGCTCTCGCTTGACCGATGGCATCGATGTGCCAAAGTGAAAGTTCCACGAGTCACTTGAGGTAAGGAGAGCCCAAATGAATGCTACGACATATGGTCTGGATATCGCAAAGGCCGTGTTTCAAATGTACTGGGTAGATGGACAAAGTGGCGAGATCTGTAGTCGAAAATTCCGTCGTGAACAGCTGATCCGGTTTCTCGCAACCCGGGCACCAGGAAAGGTGGCGCTGGAGGCATGCGGAGGGGCGCACTGGTGGGCGCGAAAAATCCAGAGTCTCGGACATCAGGTGGTGTTGTTGCATGCGAAATACGTGCGTCCGTTCGTCAAAACCAACAAGACGGATGCGGCAGACGCCCAGGCGATCTGGACGGCGGCCCAGCAACCCGGGATGCGAACTGTGGCGATCAAGAGCGTAGACCAGCAAGCCATCCTGAGCCTGCACCGCATCCGGTCGGGCCTGGTGGCGACACGAACCCGCGAAACCAATCAGATTCGCGGGTTGCTTGCGGAATATGGACTGTACTTCCGATATGGCCGCAAGGCGCTCATGAATGAGCTCAAGGCACGTATGGCCGAGATAGAAGAGGTCGTGCCGCAGCTTGTCTGGCGGGCGTTGTTGCGTCAGCTCGAACAGCTCCAGCAGGTCGAGCAGGGGATTGACGAAGCCGAGCGGGAAAATCTGCAGTGGCTGAAATCCAGTCCCCAGGCAAAAACGCTCGATGACATAGCCGGCGTGGGTCCATTGACAGCCACAGCCACTGTTGCGGTCATGGGCTCGCCAAAGGCATTTCGCTCCGGACGCGCATTTGCGGCGAGTATCGGCCTGGTACCCCGTCAGAGTGGGACTGGGGGCAACGTCAGACTCGGCGGCATCAGCAAAAGGGGTGACCCCTATCTGAGACAGCTATTGATCCATGGCGCGCGAATGGTCGTGACCCATTCCAAACAACGTCCCCAGTGGGTAGAAGCGTTGCTGAAACGGCGTCCGGTCAATGTGGTGGTGGTCGCGTTGGCCAACAAGATGGCACGAACGGCGTGGGCGTTGCTCGCGCATAACCGGTCTTATGAGCGGGAATTTGTGAGCGAGCGACCAGCCGTCGCGGTATAGATTGAAACGATGAGTCTTTGAACACAGGAGTTGCGCAGAGCAAGGGTAACGTGTGATGGCAAACCAGGTCGGACCGTGGAAACGCAAACCTGATGACGTCCATGGGCGTGAAGCCCGCCGTGGGAGATGAGGTCGTTTCCAGCAGATTCCATCAAGGCCAGCGGGCACCGTCTCGCAATGAAGGTCGGATATAAGACTGCAACCGCTTCTGCTAGCCAAAACATCAACCCCCTGCCTTGCGGAACGGGAGGTGTTCATATAAGGACGTCAAGATCGGTATTCCACTCGACGCACTGGACACTGTTCCTCACGCGGATCGCCTGCTTCTCGCGCTTGCGCTTCTCGTAGTCAGGCTGTCCGTTCAGGCAGTCCACCTCGATTTCGACACGCTGGGGCGTACCCGTCAGAACGAAGTCGGGGAGGATGTGGTCGGCATTTGGCGACAGTGGCTTTTCAAACGCGCGGCGCTCGCGTCAGTCTGTTTGCGATCGCAACCTCGAACGAGGAGTCGCACGGCAGGAAGGTGGCAGAGCATCAGGCACATGTCGACCACGCGGGCGTAGCCCTTTTTCAACTCGAGCAGCATCAGCGCCACAACGCGCGCCTGTTTGTTTCCGATGGCTGCGTGGGCGGACCGGTAGGACGTCACTATTTTGTCCAGCAGCCGGTTGTCGATGTAATAGCGACGGCGACTCTGACGCAGGGTGATGGCGTGCCCGTACTTCGACGCGGTTATTTCGTTGATCTCGCCGAGCACCAGCCCGCGGCGGGATGGTGCTGCCTCGCCGCCGGGCGCAAGTGCGGCGATGAACTGGTGCAGTTCGTCGTTGATCGATCGAGCCTGCGCCTCTTCGAACCGGCGCATCACGTGCAGCACGCGCTCAGCCGGCTGTCCATTGATCGGACCGTCTCCAACCGCGTCCAGGAGCACGGCGTTGCGAAAGCCCCAGTGCCGGCTTTCTACGGTTCTGGCCAGATGTTCAGGCTCGCTTCGCGCCAAGAAACTGCAGGAACGCAAGCAACGAAGCGGATCTCCTCGATGTGCGCTCGCCTGCCGTTTCGGGTCGGGCGGACGCGGTGGGCCCGGTCGGATCAGCTGCGGGGGCAAATACGACATCAAGGCGCGTGTTGAGGCCCGTGGCAGTTTGCCGGATTGCGGCGTGCGGCGACGTTGCCCGGGTCACGGTCGTCGTGCCGTCCTTGAAGAACGGACAGGCCTTCGCGTGGCGGTGGCCATCGTCCGGCCAGCCTGCGAGGTGGTAGATCGAGCCGTAGCGCCGGATCACCAGGCGCAGCGGCTTGTTGCGCTGGGCGCATTTGCACTCTGCCCAGCCGGGCGTCTTGCGCGCAAGTTCGAGCGCATGCACATACCTGGCCGAAAATTCTAGCACTTCTTGCAGGGGATACGTGCGGCTGCCGAATGCATCGCAGATCTCCGACATGGCGAGTTTGGGCGAGAGTGGATCGAACCATTATCGGGACGCGTCGGCGGATAGAACCGGGAAGAGCTGCGAAATTGAGCGTCATTCGGGGCCGGAAGATCTTCATTGCAAAAGAAACTGGCAGTGCCCCGGAAGTAGGCGCGCCGGGAATAGTCGTTTCGGCACAAGGCAGTAGGAATTGTTATCCACATCCTTACGCACACAAACTGTGGATAACTCACGGTGGTGCCGCAGGCCATTGCCTCGAAAAGGCCTTTGTATTGGCGATCTTTCCATGGGAGCGCAAGGTTATGCCGACGTATTCTGCGATTTACCACCCGCGATCCGTCGCATCGACTCGGCCGCCTGGCGGCTATTTTTTTGTACCTCCTTGGCTAAGCGTAGGTCAGGGCTTCGCTTTCCTGCGCTCTCACGCGTTTCGCCCAGTTCCCTCGCATCCCCTCCGGGTTCGCATCGCGCGACGCGGAAAATCCACTTTATCTGTGACCGATCCATGCCCGCTTGACGGCAGGCTGGCCTTCGGCCAATCCATTTTGGAGCTTCAACCATGAACGCAAATGAAAAAATGCTCACCAGCGCGCTGGCACCGCAAGCGATTTCTGTCGAACAACTGGCGAAGAAATACGCCAAGGGAGACGAAACGACGATCACGGACGTTCGCCTCCGGGTCGCCCGTGCCCTCGCGGCGAATGAGCCGCAGGAAATCCGTTCCGAGATGGAAGCCCGCTTCCTTGATACCATGGAAAGTGGCTTCGTGCCGGCGGGTCGCATCAACTCGGCTGCGGGCACCGACATTCAGGCGACACTCATCAATTGCTTCGTTCAACCGGTCGGCGACGCAGTCAATGCCGAGAGCTGCGGCAAAGTCGGCATCTACACCGCGCTTGCTGAAGCTGCTGAAACGATGCGTCGGGGCGGTGGAGTCGGTTACGATTTCTCAGCGATCCGTCCGAAAAACGCCTACGTGAAGGGTACGCACTCCCGTGCGTCGGGTCCGCTGTCTTTCATGGACGTCTTTGATGCGTCGTGCACGACCGTGGAGTCTGCCGGTGCCCGTCGTGGTGCCCAGATGGGCGCGCTCCGCTGCGATCACCCAGACATCGAAGCCTTCATTAACGGCAAGCGCACCAAAGGGAAGTTGAACAATTTCAACATCTCGGTCGGTGTGACGGACGCGTTCATGCAGGCCGTCGAAGATGATCGGGAGGTGGAGCTCGTGCACGTCGCGGCGCCGCACCCGGATCTTGAGGGCACGTACCTGAGAGACGACGGAAAGTACGTCTATCGTAAGGTTCGAGCCCGTGATCTGTGGGAGCAGATCATGAAGTCGACCTACGACCACGCGGAACCGGGCGTACTGTTCATCGATCGGATGAACGAAGAGAACAATCTGCATTACGTAGAAGTTATCAGCGCGACAAATCCGTGCGGCGAGCAACCGTTGCCGGACTATGGTTGCTGCTGCCTGGGTTCGGGTAACCTGACGAAGTTCGTGGTCTCGCCGTTTGCAGACGATGCCCGATTCGATATGGCGGGTTTCGTGTCGATGGTCAAGACCAGCATCCGCATGCTCGACAACGTGCTTGATGTGTCCTACTGGCCGCTCGAAAAGCAGCACGAGGAGGCCCTTGCCAAGCGTCGTATCGGTCTGGGCTTTCTCGGTCTGGGCGACGCGCTGGTGATGCTGCGCGTACCGTACAACTCGCCGCGCGCGAGAGAGTGGGCGGTGACGATCTCGGAAGCCATGCGTGATGCGGCTTACGAGGCGTCCATCGAGTTGGCCCGCGAGAAGGGCGCTTTCCCGTTGCTGGATGCGGAAAAGTACCTTCAAAGCGGTTTCGCTTCTCGCCTGCCGGCGCACATCAAGGCGGGTATCCGCGAACACGGTATTCGCAATTCGCATCTGTTGTCGATCGCGCCGACCGGCACTATTACGCTTGTGTTCGCGGACAACGCGTCGAACGGTATCGAGCCTGCCTTCGGGTGGGGTTACAACCGCAAGGTGCGTCAGGACGACGGCACGACGAAGTCGCAGGTGGTCTATGACCATGCGCTGCGCGTCTATCACGAGCAACTCGGCCTCGGTCAGGTGCTGGCGAACGACGACGGATCGATTGAGTTCAGGGATTTGCCTGACTACTTCGTCCACGCACGCGAGATCAGCGCGACCGAGCACGTACAGATGCTCGAAGCGGTGCAGCCGTTCATCGACACGTCCATCAGCAAGACCGTGAATGTCGCCGAAGACTATCCGTACGACGAGTTCAAAGACTTGTACCGCGATGCGTGGAAGGCGGGACTCAAGGGCCTGGCGACGTATCGCCCGAACGACACGTTGGGTTCCGTCCTCTCTGACGCGACAGCCGTCGCAACGGTTGCGACCGTCTCCGTCGTGGCCGACGACGATCCTCTCGTCAAGCGCTTTCAGGCCCGTCCGGAAGGAGATCTTGAGTCGATCACCTCGAAGATCGAATACACCAACCTGGAAGGCAAGCAGAGCGCCTACCTCTCGATCAGCTTCATGACCGTCAAGGGCATCATCGACGGAATGGAAGTCGAGATCGAGCGTCCGGTTGAGTTCTTCATGCCAGCCGGTCAGCGTACGGAAGGTCAGCAGTGGATCACGGCCTCCATGCGGCTGTTGTCGATGGTTGCGCGGTCAGGCGGATCGATCGCGAAAGCGCTCGCCAACCTGCGTGAGACCGTGTGGGATAAAGGCCCGGTTCGTTGCGGTCACATAATCCGGGAGGATGGTGTGCAGATTCCGCGTCATCACGATTCGGAGGTCGCTGCGCTGGCGCATGCGCTTCAGCGCATGCTCGCGAAGCGTGGCTTCCTGGATGCCGATGGGAATCAGGTGCCCGTGCGCGTGCTGTCGCAGGCCTATGCCAGGCGCGTTGGTGTGAGCACGGAATTCGTGGAGAGGAACGACGTGCAGATCGAAACGAGCAAGCCCTTTTACGGCAATGGCCTTGGCAAAAATTGCCCCACCTGTGGCGCGCACGAAATGCACAAGATCGATGGTTGCCTGAAGTGTCTGCATTGCGGCGAAGTCGGTAGCTGCGGCTAACCGGTTGCTCCTCGCGATAGCGATGTTGCGAGGGGTGGCAGAGGCCCTGAACCGGCTCTGGTCTGGATCTCTCCAATCCCTGTCGCCTCTGCTGGCGGGATTGGCCCCCGGGTATCGAAAAACGCCGCCTTCTTTCCTTACCCCAAACCCGACAATGTCGGGTTTTTCTTCGTCCCCAAAAAACGCCTTATTTTAATGAGCCGCGAGGCGTCGTCATCCTGAGTGATCCACCTGAAACGCGCCCGTCGCGCGTCGCCGAATATTGGGGCCGTTCGGCGGGTTTTCTTTTTTGCGCGCCATTGCCGGTTTTCCGATGACGCGAGGCAATTCGAGGCTGTCGGAAGTGTTTGCCGAGTGGCGCGCCCAAACTTCGTCGTAACACCACGCGAAAACTGATCCGTGAACATGCTCCAAATACGATTACTTGTACATGTTAGTGGCCCATGATAGACTTGTACTTGTTACGGTACGAGTCTATAAGGATGGCATATGCGCACAATTCCCTTTTCGGACGCACGCGCGAACTTAAAACGCGTCATTGACCAGGTAGTCGATGACGTTGACGTTACGCTTATCACTCGGCGCGACGCGCCCAATGCGATCCTCATGTCTCAGGAGCATTACGACAGCCTGATGGAAACGGTACACCTGCTGCGCTCTCCGGCCAACGTAGCTCATCTTGAGCGATCGATCGCGCAGGCGCGCGCCGGCAAGGTCAAGCCCCGCAAGCTCGCTGAAGACGCCGAATGAGCGGTGCTTTGAACATCTTGTGGACCGCCGAGGCATGGGACGACTATGTCTACTGGCAGGGGCCG
Above is a genomic segment from Paraburkholderia aromaticivorans containing:
- a CDS encoding DUF1173 family protein; translated protein: MARSEPEHLARTVESRHWGFRNAVLLDAVGDGPINGQPAERVLHVMRRFEEAQARSINDELHQFIAALAPGGEAAPSRRGLVLGEINEITASKYGHAITLRQSRRRYYIDNRLLDKIVTSYRSAHAAIGNKQARVVALMLLELKKGYARVVDMCLMLCHLPAVRLLVRGCDRKQTDASAARLKSHCRQMPTTSSPTSF
- a CDS encoding NIPSNAP family protein, yielding MSTHPMFLAKPVVDVRVYTIALRKMPEFLEVFDGLAMPILRETLGHPLGFWTSLVGPQNQFTHLWGYDDLADYERRCLARDTHPDFPAYLKASGHLITAQETRLIRAAELASVAE
- a CDS encoding helix-turn-helix domain-containing protein, yielding MAHDPQRRRTVLHFALYGAEADQSWVDMVHYEPIPLRAGRFDFEIKPHVHDALIQVLYVTAGGGETFIDGKTWAVEAPCLIVVPASSVHGFHFRSDVDGHVITAAQSALESLAMTAAPELLEFIRTPTVLAIDPNVERGTPLDTLFQSIAHEAESHERWQFTAGAALTIALFVKIGRLSESARLSASCEQRTMAARIERFRALLDRHCRERRPVASYADEMGVTTGQLSRICRATFGVSAIEAIDARSIHEAKRLLGYSTLSVKQIASELGFQDEAYFGRFFRKQTGFRPTEYRSAAHDRSLPPEKGKAD
- a CDS encoding DUF1173 family protein; its protein translation is MHALELARKTPGWAECKCAQRNKPLRLVIRRYGSIYHLAGWPDDGHRHAKACPFFKDGTTTVTRATSPHAAIRQTATGLNTRLDVVFAPAADPTGPTASARPETAGERTSRRSASLLAFLQFLGAKRA
- a CDS encoding SDR family NAD(P)-dependent oxidoreductase — protein: MGQELDNRAAASTAYPLNLDGKVCVVTGAGSGIGAGIARAFASAGAQVALVDRNLAGAEAVAAELRTAGAVAQAIGCDVSDEASVVAAAGEVRAALGPVSVLVNNAGLLRAGPLETVPIEDWNQAIAVNLTGYLLCARAFGRDMLAAGKGSIVHVASIAALNPQTHSGSYSPSKAGVLLLSRQLAAEWGARGVRSNCVLPGMIRTALSAKFYEEPGFEARRAAATASRRIGEPEDLAGPALFLASDLAAYVNGAEVLVDGGLDCMLMDMVPRPGFNATPAA
- a CDS encoding FAD-dependent oxidoreductase — encoded protein: MAKEITCDLVVVGSGAAGLATAITARKRGLDVIVLEKEPVFGGTTALSGGVLWIPLSRYGRQQNPADTVERVRQYMTSETGNNYDAAAVQCFIENGPEMVEFFERETEMKFVPTLYPDYHPDAPGGVDIGRSILAAPYDIRGLGKDMRRLKPPLETITFMGMMFNSSNADLKHFFRATKSIVSFLYVARRLATHIKELALYRRGINVTSGNALAARLAKSALAIDIPILTSTPVKELLSEDGKVVGVRAAAADVDLRITARHGVVLACGGFPHDLKRIAQVYPHVKRGGEHLSPTPVGNTGDGLTMAEKVGGAVELGFPDASAWMPVSKVPFGKGRTGVFPHLLDRYKPGVIGVLRNGQRFTNESNSYHDVGAALIRACEGQRETAMWLICDKVALGKYGLGYAKPAPMPVGPLLRKGYLIKGETIGELARNCGIVPDALEMTVNAYNLDAERGEDPAFHRGRTSFNRYLADPDNKPNPCVAPIATGPFYAVKVVMGDLGTFDGLRTSVAGEVLRADGSQIEGLYAVGNDRRSVMGGNYPGAGITHGPNMTFGYVTGNAIATKAMTCNEKVHA
- a CDS encoding RNA-guided endonuclease InsQ/TnpB family protein, whose protein sequence is MNFVWNYCNDLSLQIFRRERRFASGIELQRYLNGASKEGLAVGSAVFQQIAEEYATRRKQHRKLKLRWRRPAGARRSLGWIPFKARSVVWRHGQAHFQGLHVGVWDSYGLAGYEFGAGCISEDSRGRWYLNVTVKVKSARPNEANPDLGIDLGLKTFAGFSDERLPNVDAQRFYRDLEPALATAQRARRKSRVKAIHARIANRRKDFLHQPSSRLAREYGAIFVGNVNASALAKGQHSKSVLDAGWSTFRTMLRYKCDDAGVWFDEVDEAFSTQTCSCCASRTGPKGVAGPGIREWKCIHCETTHDRDRNAARNILAVGRDRLAGGIPALSAQAAVGHD
- a CDS encoding IS110 family transposase produces the protein MNATTYGLDIAKAVFQMYWVDGQSGEICSRKFRREQLIRFLATRAPGKVALEACGGAHWWARKIQSLGHQVVLLHAKYVRPFVKTNKTDAADAQAIWTAAQQPGMRTVAIKSVDQQAILSLHRIRSGLVATRTRETNQIRGLLAEYGLYFRYGRKALMNELKARMAEIEEVVPQLVWRALLRQLEQLQQVEQGIDEAERENLQWLKSSPQAKTLDDIAGVGPLTATATVAVMGSPKAFRSGRAFAASIGLVPRQSGTGGNVRLGGISKRGDPYLRQLLIHGARMVVTHSKQRPQWVEALLKRRPVNVVVVALANKMARTAWALLAHNRSYEREFVSERPAVAV